From the genome of Prevotella herbatica, one region includes:
- the lysS gene encoding lysine--tRNA ligase, giving the protein MNVLELSEQEIIRRQCLQELREMGIDPYPAAEFPTNAFSTEIKAEFKDDEQRDVVVAGRMMSRRIMGKASFAEIQDSKGRIQVYISRDDICPDEDKDLYNKVFKKLMDIGDFIGIKGFVFKTQTGEISIHAKEITILSKSLKPLPIVKYKDGVAYDKFDDPELRARQRYVDLIVNDGVKDTFLKRATVLRTMRNFFDNHGYTEVETPTLQSIAGGASARPFITHFNALNVDMYMRIATELYLKRLIVGGFEGVYEIGKNFRNEGMDKYHNPEFTCMELYVQYKDYNWMMTFTEELLETICKAVNNGSTEVKNGENMISFKAPFRRLPILDAIKEKTGFDLSEKNEDEIRKIAIEDLKMESIDESFGKGKLIDEIFGEFCEGTFIQPTFITDYPVEMSPLTKMHRSKPGLTERFELMVNGKELANAYSELNDPIDQEERFKDQMALADKGDDEAMIIDQDFLRSLQYGMPPTSGIGIGIDRLCMLMIGKENIQEIMLFPQMKPEAKMPQSSIKEWAEIGVAEDWGYVMRKAGFNLINDIKDEKAQGLQQKIGEINKKYKLGYEKPSVEDIQAWIDKANV; this is encoded by the coding sequence TTCTCAACCGAAATAAAGGCTGAGTTCAAGGATGACGAGCAACGCGACGTTGTTGTCGCAGGCCGTATGATGAGCCGCCGTATTATGGGTAAGGCTAGTTTTGCGGAGATACAAGATAGCAAAGGACGTATACAAGTTTATATTTCTCGTGACGATATTTGTCCTGACGAGGATAAAGACTTATACAACAAAGTCTTCAAGAAATTGATGGATATCGGTGACTTCATCGGTATCAAAGGTTTTGTATTCAAGACACAGACTGGCGAAATCAGTATTCATGCAAAGGAAATCACTATTCTAAGCAAGAGTTTGAAGCCCCTGCCTATCGTTAAATATAAAGACGGTGTGGCTTATGACAAATTTGACGATCCTGAACTTCGTGCACGTCAGCGCTATGTTGACCTTATTGTTAACGATGGTGTAAAAGACACTTTCTTGAAACGTGCAACAGTATTGCGTACAATGCGCAATTTCTTCGACAACCATGGTTATACCGAGGTTGAAACTCCAACATTGCAAAGTATTGCCGGAGGTGCAAGCGCACGTCCATTTATAACACATTTCAACGCACTTAACGTTGATATGTATATGCGTATCGCCACAGAACTTTATTTGAAACGCCTCATCGTTGGTGGTTTCGAGGGCGTTTACGAAATAGGAAAGAACTTCCGTAACGAGGGTATGGACAAATACCATAATCCTGAGTTCACATGTATGGAACTTTATGTTCAGTACAAAGACTACAACTGGATGATGACGTTTACAGAGGAGTTGCTTGAAACAATATGCAAGGCTGTAAACAATGGTTCTACTGAGGTAAAGAACGGCGAGAATATGATTAGCTTTAAGGCTCCATTCCGTCGTCTCCCTATCCTTGACGCTATAAAAGAAAAGACTGGTTTTGACCTTTCAGAGAAGAACGAAGATGAAATTCGCAAGATTGCTATCGAAGACTTGAAGATGGAAAGCATCGACGAGAGCTTCGGCAAGGGCAAACTTATTGATGAGATTTTCGGAGAGTTCTGCGAAGGCACATTCATTCAGCCAACATTCATAACGGACTATCCTGTAGAGATGAGTCCGCTTACTAAGATGCACCGCTCAAAGCCAGGGCTTACAGAGCGTTTTGAACTTATGGTAAACGGTAAGGAACTTGCTAACGCATATTCTGAGCTTAACGACCCTATTGATCAGGAAGAGAGATTTAAGGACCAGATGGCACTTGCCGACAAGGGTGATGACGAGGCGATGATTATTGATCAGGACTTCTTGCGTTCATTGCAATACGGTATGCCTCCAACATCAGGTATCGGTATCGGTATTGACCGTCTTTGTATGCTGATGATTGGTAAAGAGAATATTCAAGAGATTATGCTGTTCCCACAGATGAAGCCAGAGGCTAAGATGCCACAGAGCTCTATCAAGGAATGGGCTGAAATCGGTGTAGCAGAAGATTGGGGTTACGTAATGCGTAAAGCAGGATTCAACCTTATCAATGATATAAAGGATGAGAAAGCTCAGGGATTGCAGCAAAAAATCGGAGAAATAAACAAGAAATATAAACTTGGATACGAAAAGCCTAGTGTTGAAGACATTCAGGCCTGGATAGACAAGGCTAATGTATAA
- a CDS encoding NAD(P)H-dependent glycerol-3-phosphate dehydrogenase, with translation MYNCGKIAIIGGGSWATAIAKIVVGHTHHIGWYMRRDDRIDDFKRLGHNPAYLMSAHFNVDEINFFNDINKMAQNYDTLVFVTPSPYLKNHLKKLKTGLRDKFIVTAIKGIVPDENLVCSEYFHQVYDVPYDNLACIGGPSHAEEVALERLSYLTVGCSDKEKAQSFADILTSDFIKTKTSSDVIGIEYSSVLKNVYAIAAGICNGLKYGDNFQAVLVANAVQEMNRFLTAVHPIERNIYDSVYLGDLLVTGYSNFSRNRTFGTMIGKGYSVKSAQIEMEMIAEGFFGTKCMKEINRHMHVNMPILDAVYNILYERINPQIEIKLLTDSFR, from the coding sequence ATGTATAATTGCGGAAAGATAGCAATCATTGGTGGCGGTTCGTGGGCTACGGCCATAGCCAAAATCGTGGTGGGACATACTCATCACATAGGATGGTATATGCGTCGCGATGACCGAATAGACGATTTTAAGCGACTAGGTCACAACCCTGCCTATCTGATGAGTGCTCATTTCAATGTCGATGAGATTAATTTCTTTAACGACATAAACAAAATGGCGCAGAACTACGACACACTTGTTTTTGTCACTCCGTCTCCCTATCTTAAGAATCATCTTAAGAAACTAAAGACAGGACTGCGTGATAAATTTATCGTTACAGCGATAAAGGGTATTGTTCCCGACGAGAACCTTGTATGTTCTGAATATTTCCATCAGGTGTATGATGTTCCTTATGACAACTTGGCGTGCATAGGTGGTCCGTCTCATGCAGAGGAAGTGGCATTGGAACGTCTTTCATACCTCACAGTAGGATGTTCTGACAAGGAAAAGGCACAATCGTTTGCCGATATCCTCACAAGCGACTTCATAAAGACAAAGACATCCAGCGATGTGATAGGCATTGAATATTCTTCTGTATTGAAGAATGTATATGCAATAGCTGCCGGTATATGCAACGGACTTAAATACGGTGACAACTTCCAAGCTGTGCTGGTAGCAAATGCCGTTCAGGAAATGAATCGCTTTCTTACAGCCGTTCATCCTATTGAACGAAACATATACGACAGTGTTTATCTTGGTGACCTCTTGGTGACAGGATACAGCAACTTCAGCCGTAACCGAACTTTCGGAACTATGATTGGAAAGGGATACTCTGTAAAGAGTGCACAGATAGAAATGGAAATGATTGCCGAAGGATTCTTCGGAACAAAATGCATGAAGGAGATAAATCGACACATGCACGTGAACATGCCTATTCTTGATGCAGTATATAACATATTGTATGAAAGAATAAATCCTCAGATTGAAATAAAGTTATTAACAGACAGTTTTAGATAG
- a CDS encoding glucose-6-phosphate isomerase encodes MKNISLDITKAEQFLKSGAVEAYEGQVKAAQEALENGTCPGNDFLGWLHLPSSITPTFLDEVEAVAKTIREKCDVVVVAGIGGSYLGARAVIEALGNSFAWLIEDKKNPTIMFAGNNIGEDYLSELTEYLKGKKFGVINISKSGTTTETALTFRLLKKQCEEQRGKNEAKDVIVAVTDAKKGAARTCADKEGYKSFIIPDNIGGRFSVLTPVGLLPIACAGFDIKALVKGAQDMEKATGKDVPFAENIAAKYAAVRNGLYSQAGKKIEIIVNFQPKLHFMSEWWKQLFGESEGKDGKGIFPAACDFTTDLHSMGQWIQEGERSIFETVISIEKPNKTLLFPHDDENLDGLNFLEGKRVDEVNKMAELGTRLAHVDGGVPNIRLSVPELNEYYIGQIIFFFEMACGISGNLLEVNPFNQPGVEAYKKNMFALLNKPGYEAESKAIQEKLK; translated from the coding sequence ATGAAAAATATTAGCTTAGACATTACAAAGGCTGAACAATTCCTGAAATCAGGAGCTGTTGAAGCTTATGAAGGTCAGGTTAAGGCCGCTCAGGAAGCTCTTGAGAATGGCACTTGCCCGGGTAACGATTTTCTAGGATGGCTTCACTTGCCATCAAGCATCACACCAACATTTCTTGACGAAGTAGAGGCTGTAGCCAAAACAATACGTGAGAAGTGCGATGTTGTTGTTGTTGCAGGTATCGGTGGTTCTTATCTTGGCGCACGCGCCGTTATCGAAGCTCTCGGTAACAGTTTTGCATGGCTTATTGAAGACAAGAAGAACCCAACTATCATGTTTGCAGGAAACAACATCGGAGAGGATTATCTTTCAGAACTCACAGAGTATCTTAAGGGTAAGAAATTCGGTGTTATCAACATCAGTAAGTCTGGTACAACAACTGAGACTGCACTTACATTCCGTCTTCTAAAGAAGCAATGCGAAGAGCAGAGAGGTAAGAATGAAGCTAAAGATGTTATCGTAGCTGTTACAGATGCAAAGAAGGGTGCTGCCCGTACTTGCGCAGACAAAGAAGGCTATAAGTCTTTCATTATTCCTGATAATATTGGTGGTCGTTTCTCTGTACTCACTCCAGTAGGTCTTCTTCCTATTGCATGCGCAGGCTTCGACATCAAGGCTCTTGTAAAGGGTGCTCAGGATATGGAAAAGGCTACAGGTAAGGATGTTCCTTTTGCTGAGAATATTGCAGCTAAATATGCAGCCGTACGTAACGGTCTATATAGTCAGGCAGGAAAGAAGATTGAGATCATCGTCAACTTCCAGCCAAAACTTCATTTCATGTCTGAATGGTGGAAGCAGCTTTTCGGAGAGAGCGAAGGCAAAGACGGTAAGGGTATCTTCCCTGCAGCTTGTGACTTCACAACAGACTTGCACTCTATGGGTCAGTGGATTCAGGAAGGTGAGCGTTCTATCTTCGAGACTGTAATCAGTATTGAGAAGCCAAACAAGACTCTTTTGTTCCCACACGACGATGAGAATCTAGACGGACTTAACTTCCTTGAAGGAAAGCGCGTTGACGAAGTTAACAAGATGGCAGAACTTGGCACACGTCTAGCACATGTTGACGGTGGTGTTCCTAACATTCGCCTCAGCGTTCCTGAGCTCAACGAATACTATATCGGTCAGATTATATTCTTCTTTGAGATGGCTTGCGGTATCAGCGGTAACCTTCTTGAGGTAAACCCATTCAACCAACCTGGTGTAGAGGCTTACAAGAAGAATATGTTTGCACTGCTCAATAAGCCAGGATACGAGGCTGAGAGCAAGGCTATACAGGAAAAACTGAAGTAA
- a CDS encoding HAD family hydrolase: MIREAVTEYLRQQGIQVMSKSEKFGWNFKCVLFDMDGVLYDSMPNHAIAWQESMAKFGINMTAADAYATEGARGIDTIKKYMRDQLGKDITLDEAQTIYDEKTRIFHDMPIAPIFDGVTDMMEKIIQSGMSVNVVTGSGQRPLIDRLLHDFGKYLDEDHITTAYNVKRGKPYPDPYLIGLRKVGNLKPSQGIVVENAPLGVKSGVSAGIFTVAINSGPLPDSALKNEGANILFHKMTELSDEWNNIF, encoded by the coding sequence ATGATACGAGAAGCTGTTACAGAATATTTAAGGCAACAAGGCATTCAAGTAATGTCTAAATCAGAAAAGTTTGGCTGGAACTTCAAATGCGTGTTATTTGACATGGATGGAGTTCTTTATGACAGTATGCCCAACCATGCAATTGCATGGCAGGAAAGCATGGCTAAATTCGGCATCAACATGACCGCAGCTGATGCGTATGCTACAGAAGGAGCAAGAGGCATAGACACTATCAAGAAGTATATGCGTGACCAACTTGGAAAGGATATCACTCTTGACGAAGCACAAACTATTTATGACGAGAAGACCAGAATATTCCACGACATGCCAATAGCTCCTATCTTTGACGGAGTAACCGACATGATGGAAAAAATCATTCAATCAGGAATGTCGGTCAACGTAGTTACGGGAAGCGGTCAGCGTCCTTTGATAGACCGACTTCTTCATGATTTCGGGAAATATCTTGATGAAGATCACATCACGACAGCTTATAATGTAAAGAGAGGCAAACCATATCCTGATCCATATCTTATAGGATTAAGAAAGGTTGGAAATCTTAAACCGTCACAGGGAATCGTTGTTGAGAATGCTCCACTTGGTGTAAAATCTGGAGTATCTGCTGGTATTTTCACGGTAGCAATCAACAGTGGTCCACTACCCGATTCTGCCTTAAAAAACGAAGGTGCAAATATACTATTTCATAAAATGACGGAGTTATCCGATGAATGGAACAATATATTCTAA
- a CDS encoding tetratricopeptide repeat protein, which translates to MTAEDYYKLGNSYRKKGDFKHAIDSYMEAIALDSNSPAVEAKRMLESIFAYYCKDMYNP; encoded by the coding sequence ATGACGGCTGAAGATTACTACAAACTTGGCAATTCTTATCGCAAGAAAGGAGACTTCAAACATGCTATTGATTCTTACATGGAAGCAATAGCTTTAGATTCCAACAGCCCTGCTGTTGAAGCTAAGAGAATGCTTGAAAGTATATTTGCTTACTATTGCAAGGATATGTATAATCCTTAA